A genome region from Microplitis demolitor isolate Queensland-Clemson2020A chromosome 1, iyMicDemo2.1a, whole genome shotgun sequence includes the following:
- the LOC103575515 gene encoding dnaJ protein homolog 1 produces MGKDYYKILGIAKGANDDEIKKAYRKLALKYHPDKNKAAGAEEKFKEIAEAYEVLSDAKKREVYDKFGEEGLKGGASSGGGGGGAETYTFHGDPRATFAQFFGSSSPFATFFEFGPGGGNSRTFAFGNDDMDMEDPFDLRMAGARPGGGGQGAFRSHSFNFAGPGGGRMTGQKEHAQDPPIEHDLYVSLEDIARGCAKKMKISRRVIQPDGTTKKEDKVLTINVKPGWKAGTKITFQKEGDQGRGKVPADIVFIIRDKPHPHFRREGSDIRYTCKLSLKQALCGTIVEVPTLFGEKKTLNLTDEIVKPNMVKRIQGQGLPFPKEPSRKGDLLVSFDIKFPDKLSQSIKDILYDTLPN; encoded by the coding sequence ATGGGAAAagactattataaaattttgggtaTCGCAAAAGGAGCTAAtgatgatgaaataaaaaaagcataCAGAAAGTTAGCTCTTAAATATCATCCTGATAAGAACAAAGCCGCTGGAGCagaggaaaaatttaaagaaatagcAGAAGCGTATGAAGTATTGTCAGATGCTAAGAAACGTGAAGTTTATGACAAATTCGGTGAAGAAGGATTGAAAGGTGGTGCATCATCTGGCGGTGGAGGTGGTGGCGCTGAAACATATACTTTCCATGGAGATCCACGTGCTACATTTGCTCAATTCTTCGGCTCATCATCACCATTTGCTACATTCTTTGAATTTGGTCCTGGCGGCGGTAACAGCAGAACATTTGCATTCGGCAATGATGACATGGATATGGAAGATCCATTTGATTTGAGGATGGCTGGTGCACGACCAGGTGGTGGTGGACAGGGAGCATTCAGATCACATTCATTCAACTTCGCAGGTCCAGGTGGTGGTCGAATGACAGGTCAAAAAGAACACGCTCAAGATCCTCCAATAGAACACGATCTCTATGTAAGTTTAGAAGACATCGCACGTGGATGtgctaaaaaaatgaagatatCAAGACGGGTAATACAACCAGACGGTACTACTAAAAAAGAAGACAAAGTACTTACGATCAATGTCAAACCTGGATGGAAAGCAGGAACTAAAATTACCTTCCAAAAAGAAGGTGATCAAGGCCGTGGTAAAGTACCAGCTGACATTGTCTTTATTATTCGCGACAAACCTCATCCCCACTTCAGACGAGAAGGAAGTGACATCAGATACACCTGTAAGCTAAGTTTAAAACAGGCTCTCTGTGGTACTATCGTTGAAGTACCAACGTTATTTGGCGAAAAAAAGACTCTTAATCTTACTGATGAAATCGTTAAACCAAATATGGTTAAACGAATCCAAGGCCAAGGACTACCATTCCCAAAAGAACCATCAAGAAAAGGCGATTTACTCGTTTCATTTGATATCAAATTTCCTGATAAATTATCACAAAGCATCAAAGACATACTGTATGATACTTTAccaaattga
- the LOC103575516 gene encoding F-actin-capping protein subunit beta → MSEQQMDCALDLMRRLPPQQIEKNLSDLIDLVPSLCEDLLSSVDQPLKIAKDKESGRDYLLCDYNRDGDSYRSPWSNTYDPPLEDGSMPSERLRKLEIDANHAFDQYRELYFEGGVSSVYLWDLDHGFAGVILIKKAGDGSKKIKGCWDSIHVVEVQEKSTGRNAHYKLTSTAMLWLQTNKHGSGTMNLGGSLTRQVEQDQPISETSPHIANIGRMVEDMENKIRNTLNEIYFGKTKDIVNGLRSVQSLADQRQQAALRQDLAAALQRRNANN, encoded by the exons ATG aGTGAACAGCAAATGGATTGTGCCCTAGATTTAATGAGACGGTTGCCACCTCAGcaaattgagaaaaatctCAGTGACCTCATTGATCTTGTACCTTCCTTATGTGAAGATCTCTTGTCATCAGTGGATCAACCACTTAAAATAGCTAAAGATAAAGAATCTGGGAGAGATTATTTACTGTGTGACTATAACAGAGATGGAGATTCATAcag atctCCATGGAGTAATACATATGATCCACCGTTAGAAGACGGCTCTATGCCTTCAGAAAGATTGAGAAAACTGGAGATTGACGCAAATCATGCGTTTGATCAATACAGAGAATTGTATTTCGAAGGTGGAGTATCATCAGTTTATCTATGGGATTTAGATCATGGATTTGCTGGggttattttaatcaaaaaagcAGGCGATGGATCAAAAAAGATCAAAGGTTGTTGGGACTCAATACATGTTGTTGAAGTACAAGAAAAATCAACTGGTAGAAATGCCCACTATAAACTTACTTCGACAGCTATGCTGTGGTTACAAACGAATAAACACGGGTCTGGTACTATGAATCTAGGTGGAAGTCTCACGAGacag GTTGAACAAGACCAACCCATCAGTGAAACTTCACCACATATCGCTAACATTGGCCGTATGGTGGAAGACATGGAGAATAAAATTCGTAATACAttgaatgaaatatattttggtAAAACGAAGGATATCGTTAATGGCCTGAGGTCAGTGCAATCGTTGGCCGATCAAAGGCAGCAAGCTGCCTTGAGACAAGACTTAGCAGCAGCATTACAAAGGCGAAATGCTAACAATTGA
- the LOC103575517 gene encoding proteasome assembly chaperone 4 produces the protein MKKVEMDVNNGNELAPSSFKFHDFVIKVGEIKFACQTIRLPTSLYLWIGDVNEEKMNDLSYAFTSNYDPLPVATKLIGSTADSSSCNIAKRLTKKCGMPVYVSFNVTADNFTLLGIEKSISEEFKTHPDILAS, from the exons atGAAAaa agtagaAATGGATGTAAATAATGGCAATGAACTAGCCCCTTCATCTTTTAAATTCCACgattttgtaataaaagttGGGGAGATTAAATTTGCTTGTCAGACAATAAGATTGCCAACAAGTTTGTATCTATGGATTGGAGAtgttaatgaagaaaaaatgaatgatttgTCGTATGCATTTACATCAAATTATGATCCTCTTCCTGTGGCAACTAAATTAATTGGATCAACTGCTGATTCATCTTCTTGTAATATTGCTAAAAgattaactaaaaaatgtGGAATGCCTGTTTATGTCAGTTTCAATGTCACtgcagacaattttactttactgGGAATTGAAAAAAGTATCAGTGAAGAATTTAAAACACATCCTGATATTTTAGCATCTTGA
- the LOC103575518 gene encoding eukaryotic translation initiation factor 5A — translation MADIEDTHFDTGDSGASVTYPMQCSALRKNGFVMLKSRPCKIVEMSTSKTGKHGHAKVHLVGIDIFSSKKYEDICPSTHNMDVPFVKREDYQLTDISDDGYLTLMADNGDLREDLKIPDGELGHQLRSDFDSGKELLCTVLKACGEEVVIAIKTNTALDK, via the exons ATGGCTGATATCGAGGATACTCATTTCGACACTGGAGACTCTGGTGCTTCAGTAACTTACCCTATGCAGTGTTCAGCATTGCGTAAAAATGGGTTCGTTATGTTGAAATCTCGTCCATGCAAAATTGTAGAAATGTCAACTTCAAAGACTGGCAAACACGGTCATGCTAAAGTTCACCTTGTTGGAATCGATATATTTTCTTCGAAGAAGTATGAAGATATCTGTCCCTCTACACACAACATGGACGTTCCCTTTGTCAAGCGAGAAGATTATCAG cTAACAGATATCTCAGACGATGGATATCTGACTCTTATGGCTGATAACGGAGATCTTCGTGAAGATCTCAAGATTCCCGATGGTGAATTGGGTCATCAATTGCGTTCTGATTTCGATTCAGGAAAAGAATTACTG tgcACTGTATTGAAAGCTTGTGGAGAAGAAGTGGTAATTGCCATCAAAACCAATACTGCCCTTGACAAATAA